The following are from one region of the Syngnathus typhle isolate RoL2023-S1 ecotype Sweden linkage group LG22, RoL_Styp_1.0, whole genome shotgun sequence genome:
- the adgrg6 gene encoding adhesion G-protein coupled receptor G6 isoform X6, with the protein MVARYRVGGTGRPAVILMWAGLHAYAIGCEWSKCGSVSTESEGRLTSPCYPSKYGNSQSCQWSLRAPPGFVVQISFEDFELEEAPGCIYDRLTVATGNGKVKFCGLTAAGLVLNSSGSVMDLDFTSDFSIQKRGFRISFRHVAVALRNQKISVAGGNVPGARVSPSVDVPTLHHLTLCLEMERSGPPQQVEWIFTYSDADGETALALGAHQGRVEMVLEGVTCSLDSIATAADWTSSMAGLCVLWASSSGRVGVYFDGNHWAKTCSDSAGRSVSGGGTFRLGGPSSFRGSVYNVRLWDYAMTVQQLNALTCHAAGNVIDWDNSFWDVPPGLARTDAALSCKASFYRLALAVHDGSSTLTGADVEEAVLSWLNETFRNWTRAASVDSLSVRPEGHSSFLCRALLRHRDIAHDLSRVPAEVRDRISRGEPRIGAGLEVDTHAVRVSPLENCPEDEALHYRWPESRPSAAHFLPCFPNKEQSATRSCLIDYDNFLSFWSPADFSNCTDIDGIRVSADNAAEVAVQLAAITDNRLSREEVSKVVSKVQELVDVANINTSLASTVVTIISNVMNSPHSALAPASDRALKAVDRLLDKLQFEGSSVSIGSRRLALGVSAFNASAFNGTSFSAFIPANSTDPQIDFESERMDSLAQVVLPALLLSGVESSAPTRINFLFFGTTGLFQDGRALISYVVASSIVNRSVSKLKEPVQIRISHLAPQTVLSPVCVFWDFSMNGGAGGWNGDGCRVSAESGVNKTVCLCDHLTHFGILMDISGVSPHIDRRNNRILTFITFMGCAVSAVFSAATLLTYAAFQKLRRDYPSKILMNLSTSLLLLNMSFLLNGWLSWQRSEALCLVAAALLHYFLLTSFTWMGLESVHMYIALVKVFNTYVHRYILKFCLLGWGLPAVLVALVLAVDKRSYGPQEYGGHFGGDGSSQFCWIRSALVFYTACVAYFCLVFLLNVAMFIVVMLQICGRNGKRGNRTLRQEVVRNLRSVVSLTFLLGMTWAFAFFAWGPVSLVFVYLFAIFNSLQGLFIFFFHCALKENVQKQWRRSLCCARFRLSDNSDWSKTATNNTKKATSEQAGQSLSSGSFGSSTAHWTSKAKISLTPFSNSEKQNPTGSFSSKAQPILSSSSVLPVGQMIDKVKGYCSARPDGF; encoded by the exons AT GGTGGCGCGCTACCGAGTGGGCGGGACTGGGAGGCCCGCGGTCATCCTGATGTGGGCGGGGCTTCATGCGTACG CTATCGGGTGCGAGTGGTCCAAGTGCGGATCTGTGTCGACGGAGTCCGAGGGCCGGCTGACGTCCCCGTGTTATCCGAGCAAGTACGGCAACTCCCAGAGTTGCCAGTGGAGTCTGCGAGCGCCGCCGGGCTTCGTCGTGCAGATCTCGTTCGAGGACTTTGAGCTGGAGGAGGCGCCGGGATGTATCTACGACCGGCTCACTGTCGCCACGGGCAACGGCAAGGTCAAGTTCTGCGGTCTGACGGCCGCCGGCCTGGTTCTCAACTCCAGCGGGAGCGTCATGGACCTGGATTTCACTTCTGACTTCAGCATTCAGAAAAGAGGCTTTAGGATCAGCTTCAGACACG TCGCCGTGGCATTGAGAAATCAGAAGATCAGCGTCGCCGGCGGCAATGTGCCGGGGGCCCGAGTGTCACCTTCCGTTGACGTGCCGACGCTGCATCACCTGACTCTGTGCTTGGAGATGGAGCGAAGCGGGCCTCCGCAGCAG GTGGAGTGGATCTTCACGTACAGCGACGCCGACGGTGAGACGGCGCTGGCGCTGGGAGCCCACCAAGGCCGCGTGGAAATGGTGCTGGAGGGCGTGACGTGCTCGCTGGACTCAATCGCGACGGCGGCCGACTGGACCTCCTCCATGGCGGGCTTGTGTGTGCTGTGGGCCTCGTCCAGTGGTCGCGTAGGCGTCTACTTTGATGGCAACCACTGGGCCAAGACCTGCTCCGACTCCGCCGGGCGCTCTGTTTCTGGCGGCGGCACCTTTCGCCTGGGAG GGCCGAGCAGCTTTCGGGGCAGCGTGTACAACGTTCGCCTTTGGGACTATGCCATGACGGTGCAGCAGCTCAACGCGCTCACTTGCCACGCGGCCGGAAACGTCATCGACTGGGACAACAGCTTCTGGGACGTGCCCCCTGGCCTGGCCCGGACGGACGCCGCCCTAAGCTGCA AGGCCTCATTCTACAGGCTGGCTTTGGCGGTGCACGATGGGAGCTCAACGCTGACCGGAGCAGACGTGGAGGAAGCGGTGTTGTCTTGG CTCAATGAGACGTTCCGCAACTGGACTCGCGCCGCCTCCGTGGACTCGCTCAG CGTCCGGCCCGAAGGTCACTCCAG CTTCCTGTGTCGTGCGCTGCTGCGCCACCGCGACATCGCCCACGACCTCTCCCGTGTCCCGGCGGAGGTCCGGGACAGAATCTCCAGGGGCGAGCCTCGCATCGGCGCCGGTCTGGAGGTTGACACGCACGCCGTTCGTGTCAGCCCCTTGG AGAACTGCCCCGAAGATGAGGCGCTTCACTACCGGTGGCCCGAGAGCAGGCCCAGCGCAGCTCACTTTCTGCCCTGCTTCCCCAACAAGGAACAGAGCGCCACCCGCAGTTG CTTGATCGACTATGACAACTTTTTGTCTTTCTGGTCACCTGCCGACTTCAGCAATTGCACAGACATCGACGGCATCCGCGTTTCGGCAG ACAACGCTGCCGAGGTGGCCGTGCAGCTCGCCGCCATCACCGACAACCGTCTGTCCCGGGAAGAG GTGTCCAAAGTGGTGAGCAAAGTGCAGGAGCTGGTGGACGTGGCCAACATCAACACCAGCTTGGCCTCCACCGTAGTCACCATCATCTCCAATGTGATGAACAGTCCCCACAGCGCACTGGCACCCGCCTCAGACAG GGCCTTAAAGGCGGTGGACCGGCTTTTGGACAAGTTGCAGTTCGAAGGCTCCAGCGTGAGCATCGGCTCTAGGCGCCTGGCTTTGGGGGTGTCTGCTTTCAATGCGTCCGCCTTCAACGGGACGTCCTTCAGCGCCTTCATCCCCGCAAACTCCACCGACCCTCAG ATTGACTTTGAGTCGGAGCGAATGGACTCGCTGGCTCAAGTGGTGCTCCCGGCCTTGCTGCTGTCAGGGGTGGAGTCGTCGGCGCCGACTCGCATCAATTTCCTGTTCTTCGGCACCACCGGCCTCTTCCAG GACGGCCGCGCTCTGATCAGCTACGTGGTGGCGAGCAGCATTGTGAACCGCAGCGTCAGCAAGCTGAAGGAGCCCGTGCAGATCCGCATCTCTCATCTGGCACCTCAA ACCGTCCTCAGCCCTGTCTGTGTTTTCTGGGACTTCAGCATGAACG GTGGCGCCGGAGGCTGGAATGGCGACGGCTGCCGTGTGTCTGCGGAATCGGGCGTCAACAAAACCGTTTGCCTGTGTGACCACCTGACGCACTTTGGGATCCTTATG GACATTTCCGGAGTGTCTCCGCACATCGACCGGCGTAACAACCGCATCTTGACCTTCATCACCTTCATGGGCTGTGCCGTGTCAGCCGTCTTCTCGGCCGCCACACTGCTCACCTACGCCGCCTTCCA GaagttgcgtcgagattacccTTCCAAGATCCTGATGAATCTCAGCACGTCGCTACTCCTCCTCAACATGAGCTTCCTGCTCAATGGCTGGCTGTCGTGGCAACGGAGCGAGGCGCTGTGTCTGGTGGCTGCGGCGCTGCTTCACTACTTCCTGCTGACATCCTTCACGTGGATGGGCCTGGAGTCGGTGCACATGTACATTGCGCTGGTCAAAGTGTTCAACACCTACGTGCATCGATACATCCTCAAATTCTGCCTGCTGGGCTGGG GCCTTCCCGCCGTGCTCGTGGCATTGGTCCTGGCCGTGGACAAGCGCTCGTACGGACCCCAGGAGTACGGCGGACACTTTGGCGGCGATGGATCGTCACAGTT CTGCTGGATCCGGAGTGCTCTGGTGTTCTACACGGCGTGCGTGGCCTACTTCTGCCTGGTCTTTCTGCTCAACGTGGCCATGTTTATTGTGGTTATGCTGCAAATCTGTGGGCGCAACGGCAAGCGCGGAAACCGCACGCTGCGACAGGAG GTGGTCCGCAACCTTCGCAGCGTGGTCAGCCTGACCTTCCTGCTGGGGATGACCTGGGCCTTTGCCTTCTTTGCTTGGGGCCCGGTCAGCCTAGTCTTCGTCTACCTCTTTGCCATCTTCAACTCGTTGCAAG GACTCTTCATCTTCTTTTTCCACTGCGCCCTCAAAGAGAATGTGCAGAAGCAGTGGAGACGCTCGCTTTGCTGCGCTCGCTTCAGACTCTCGGACAACTCTG ACTGGAGCAAAACGGCAACAAACAACACTAAGAAAGCAACGTCAGAGCAGGCTGGCCAGTCCTT
- the adgrg6 gene encoding adhesion G-protein coupled receptor G6 isoform X3, whose amino-acid sequence MTVQQLNALTCHAAGNVIDWDNSFWDVPPGLARTDAALSCSVSLPSDGSVHGKCGSSRPGCPAASSPAGSSNTTHATNATHAHVYVQRDRYGKYGFASVPPGPWMRSARSRFVSTPAAKMCSGGPGRRRKRHAGVSGFPKVPPQESPHSRHLSAPPKKEATTSSTPAPPGLPAFPPRLSGGRWPFLALVSTPLRKRPGSGRLPAAATRAQPEQRATAIIAKPPVSRANAVAGTESGALSRRDGASTVQRFSSSTDRTSADDAFALAHSLPFFLHNSPPRSSLAPLTAPYILTPPSRRADRPGQIQPGTHGPSPHPPSGSFGTPPAIESERAPIDRPTAASGREPSLPLPATGREAALVPRRATASSGAGRSLSPLSKALPEMEEAGPARTTAFGIDSASYRRGLAILPKPSPLPPLWHQSPPLSYLTPLYHVTTPHTARNSPLPLLTPGSLAPPLPPLTPPLHTPAFSPPPALRAPSASFPALASVTPPSAVSSALPPPSPIHARRPHNKTAASLWGAFPCKHGRDCTRDKASFYRLALAVHDGSSTLTGADVEEAVLSWLNETFRNWTRAASVDSLSVRPEGHSSFLCRALLRHRDIAHDLSRVPAEVRDRISRGEPRIGAGLEVDTHAVRVSPLENCPEDEALHYRWPESRPSAAHFLPCFPNKEQSATRSCLIDYDNFLSFWSPADFSNCTDIDGIRVSADNAAEVAVQLAAITDNRLSREEVSKVVSKVQELVDVANINTSLASTVVTIISNVMNSPHSALAPASDRALKAVDRLLDKLQFEGSSVSIGSRRLALGVSAFNASAFNGTSFSAFIPANSTDPQIDFESERMDSLAQVVLPALLLSGVESSAPTRINFLFFGTTGLFQDGRALISYVVASSIVNRSVSKLKEPVQIRISHLAPQTVLSPVCVFWDFSMNGGAGGWNGDGCRVSAESGVNKTVCLCDHLTHFGILMDISGVSPHIDRRNNRILTFITFMGCAVSAVFSAATLLTYAAFQKLRRDYPSKILMNLSTSLLLLNMSFLLNGWLSWQRSEALCLVAAALLHYFLLTSFTWMGLESVHMYIALVKVFNTYVHRYILKFCLLGWGLPAVLVALVLAVDKRSYGPQEYGGHFGGDGSSQFCWIRSALVFYTACVAYFCLVFLLNVAMFIVVMLQICGRNGKRGNRTLRQEVVRNLRSVVSLTFLLGMTWAFAFFAWGPVSLVFVYLFAIFNSLQGLFIFFFHCALKENVQKQWRRSLCCARFRLSDNSDWSKTATNNTKKATSEQAGQSLSSGSFGSSTAHWTSKAKISLTPFSNSEKQNPTGSFSSKAQPILSSSSVLPVGQMIDKVKGYCSARPDGF is encoded by the exons ATGACGGTGCAGCAGCTCAACGCGCTCACTTGCCACGCGGCCGGAAACGTCATCGACTGGGACAACAGCTTCTGGGACGTGCCCCCTGGCCTGGCCCGGACGGACGCCGCCCTAAGCTGCA GCGTGTCCCTGCCCAGCGACGGCTCCGTCCACGGCAAATGCGGCTCCTCGCGCCCGGGATGTCCAg CCGCTTCCTCTCCCGCTGGTTCCTCTAACACCACCCATGCTACTAATGCAACACATGCACACG TGTATGTGCAGCGGGACAGGTATGGAAAATATGGGTTTGCGTCAGTACCGCCTGGACCCTGGATGCGCAGTGCCCGGTCCCGCTTTGTCTCCACGCCGGCCGCAAAGATGTGTTCCGGTGGTCCGGGACGCCGACGGAAGAGGCACGCTGGTGTTTCTGGATTCCCTAAAGTACCCCCTCAGGAATCACCCCACTCACGCCACTTGTCtgctccccccaaaaaagaagccACAACCTCCTCCACACCAGCCCCCCCCGGGCTGCCAGCCTTCCCGCCACGATTGTCGGGTGGGCGGTGGCCCTTCCTGGCATTGGTCTCCACGCCGCTCAGGAAGCGTCCGGGCAGCGGTCGCTTGCCTGCCGCCGCTACGAGAGCCCAGCCTGAGCAGCGGGCCACGGCCATCATCGCTAAGCCTCCCGTGTCCCGAGCTAACGCCGTCGCTGGCACAGAAAGCGGAGCTCTCAGCCGGCGGGACGGAGCTTCAACCGTCCAGAGGTTTTCAAGCAGCACCGATCGCACGAGCGCAGATGACGCCTTTGCCCTGGCGCATTCGCTgcctttttttctccacaacTCGCCGCCCAGAAGCTCATTGGCTCCTTTGACTGCTCCGTACATCTTAACTCCGCCCTCCCGTCGTGCTGACCGCCCCGGCCAAATACAGCCCGGCACCCACGGTCCTTCCCCGCATCCGCCGAGCGGGAGCTTCGGAACTCCTCCGGCCATTGAATCGGAAAGAGCGCCGATCGATCGGCCGACGGCAGCATCGGGCCGAGAGCCTTCGCTTCCTCTACCTGCGACCGGCAGGGAGGCTGCGCTTGTGCCGCGGCGAGCCACCGCTTCCTCGGGTGCTGGCCGGTcactttcccctttgtcaaagGCACTTCCGGAGATGGAGGAGGCGGGGCCGGCAAGGACGACAGCCTTTGGCATTGATTCCGCCTCCTACCGACGTGGTTTGGCCATCCTCCCCAAACCTTCTCCACTTCCTCCTCTTTGGCATCAAAGCCCTCCTCTTTCTTATTTGACTCCTCTTTATCATGTAACCACGCCCCATACTGCCAGGAATTCTCCCCTCCCTCTCTTGACCCCTGGGTCTTTGGCACCGCCACTTCCACCTTTGACTCCTCCTCTTCATACTCCTGCGTTCAGCCCGCCCCCCGCACTACGCGCGCCCTCGGCGAGCTTTCCCGCCCTCGCATCGGTCACGCCTCCGAGCGCTGTCTCGTCGGCCCTCCCGCCGCCGAGCCCCATCCACGCGCGGCGTCCCCACAACAAGACTGCTGCGAGCCTCTGGGGGGCCTTTCCATGCAAGCACGGCCGTGACTGCACGAGGGACA AGGCCTCATTCTACAGGCTGGCTTTGGCGGTGCACGATGGGAGCTCAACGCTGACCGGAGCAGACGTGGAGGAAGCGGTGTTGTCTTGG CTCAATGAGACGTTCCGCAACTGGACTCGCGCCGCCTCCGTGGACTCGCTCAG CGTCCGGCCCGAAGGTCACTCCAG CTTCCTGTGTCGTGCGCTGCTGCGCCACCGCGACATCGCCCACGACCTCTCCCGTGTCCCGGCGGAGGTCCGGGACAGAATCTCCAGGGGCGAGCCTCGCATCGGCGCCGGTCTGGAGGTTGACACGCACGCCGTTCGTGTCAGCCCCTTGG AGAACTGCCCCGAAGATGAGGCGCTTCACTACCGGTGGCCCGAGAGCAGGCCCAGCGCAGCTCACTTTCTGCCCTGCTTCCCCAACAAGGAACAGAGCGCCACCCGCAGTTG CTTGATCGACTATGACAACTTTTTGTCTTTCTGGTCACCTGCCGACTTCAGCAATTGCACAGACATCGACGGCATCCGCGTTTCGGCAG ACAACGCTGCCGAGGTGGCCGTGCAGCTCGCCGCCATCACCGACAACCGTCTGTCCCGGGAAGAG GTGTCCAAAGTGGTGAGCAAAGTGCAGGAGCTGGTGGACGTGGCCAACATCAACACCAGCTTGGCCTCCACCGTAGTCACCATCATCTCCAATGTGATGAACAGTCCCCACAGCGCACTGGCACCCGCCTCAGACAG GGCCTTAAAGGCGGTGGACCGGCTTTTGGACAAGTTGCAGTTCGAAGGCTCCAGCGTGAGCATCGGCTCTAGGCGCCTGGCTTTGGGGGTGTCTGCTTTCAATGCGTCCGCCTTCAACGGGACGTCCTTCAGCGCCTTCATCCCCGCAAACTCCACCGACCCTCAG ATTGACTTTGAGTCGGAGCGAATGGACTCGCTGGCTCAAGTGGTGCTCCCGGCCTTGCTGCTGTCAGGGGTGGAGTCGTCGGCGCCGACTCGCATCAATTTCCTGTTCTTCGGCACCACCGGCCTCTTCCAG GACGGCCGCGCTCTGATCAGCTACGTGGTGGCGAGCAGCATTGTGAACCGCAGCGTCAGCAAGCTGAAGGAGCCCGTGCAGATCCGCATCTCTCATCTGGCACCTCAA ACCGTCCTCAGCCCTGTCTGTGTTTTCTGGGACTTCAGCATGAACG GTGGCGCCGGAGGCTGGAATGGCGACGGCTGCCGTGTGTCTGCGGAATCGGGCGTCAACAAAACCGTTTGCCTGTGTGACCACCTGACGCACTTTGGGATCCTTATG GACATTTCCGGAGTGTCTCCGCACATCGACCGGCGTAACAACCGCATCTTGACCTTCATCACCTTCATGGGCTGTGCCGTGTCAGCCGTCTTCTCGGCCGCCACACTGCTCACCTACGCCGCCTTCCA GaagttgcgtcgagattacccTTCCAAGATCCTGATGAATCTCAGCACGTCGCTACTCCTCCTCAACATGAGCTTCCTGCTCAATGGCTGGCTGTCGTGGCAACGGAGCGAGGCGCTGTGTCTGGTGGCTGCGGCGCTGCTTCACTACTTCCTGCTGACATCCTTCACGTGGATGGGCCTGGAGTCGGTGCACATGTACATTGCGCTGGTCAAAGTGTTCAACACCTACGTGCATCGATACATCCTCAAATTCTGCCTGCTGGGCTGGG GCCTTCCCGCCGTGCTCGTGGCATTGGTCCTGGCCGTGGACAAGCGCTCGTACGGACCCCAGGAGTACGGCGGACACTTTGGCGGCGATGGATCGTCACAGTT CTGCTGGATCCGGAGTGCTCTGGTGTTCTACACGGCGTGCGTGGCCTACTTCTGCCTGGTCTTTCTGCTCAACGTGGCCATGTTTATTGTGGTTATGCTGCAAATCTGTGGGCGCAACGGCAAGCGCGGAAACCGCACGCTGCGACAGGAG GTGGTCCGCAACCTTCGCAGCGTGGTCAGCCTGACCTTCCTGCTGGGGATGACCTGGGCCTTTGCCTTCTTTGCTTGGGGCCCGGTCAGCCTAGTCTTCGTCTACCTCTTTGCCATCTTCAACTCGTTGCAAG GACTCTTCATCTTCTTTTTCCACTGCGCCCTCAAAGAGAATGTGCAGAAGCAGTGGAGACGCTCGCTTTGCTGCGCTCGCTTCAGACTCTCGGACAACTCTG ACTGGAGCAAAACGGCAACAAACAACACTAAGAAAGCAACGTCAGAGCAGGCTGGCCAGTCCTT
- the adgrg6 gene encoding adhesion G-protein coupled receptor G6 isoform X4, with protein sequence MVARYRVGGTGRPAVILMWAGLHAYAIGCEWSKCGSVSTESEGRLTSPCYPSKYGNSQSCQWSLRAPPGFVVQISFEDFELEEAPGCIYDRLTVATGNGKVKFCGLTAAGLVLNSSGSVMDLDFTSDFSIQKRGFRISFRHVAVALRNQKISVAGGNVPGARVSPSVDVPTLHHLTLCLEMERSGPPQQVEWIFTYSDADGETALALGAHQGRVEMVLEGVTCSLDSIATAADWTSSMAGLCVLWASSSGRVGVYFDGNHWAKTCSDSAGRSVSGGGTFRLGGPSSFRGSVYNVRLWDYAMTVQQLNALTCHAAGNVIDWDNSFWDVPPGLARTDAALSCSVSLPSDGSVHGKCGSSRPGCPAASSPAGSSNTTHATNATHAHEASFYRLALAVHDGSSTLTGADVEEAVLSWLNETFRNWTRAASVDSLSVRPEGHSSFLCRALLRHRDIAHDLSRVPAEVRDRISRGEPRIGAGLEVDTHAVRVSPLENCPEDEALHYRWPESRPSAAHFLPCFPNKEQSATRSCLIDYDNFLSFWSPADFSNCTDIDGIRVSADNAAEVAVQLAAITDNRLSREEVSKVVSKVQELVDVANINTSLASTVVTIISNVMNSPHSALAPASDRALKAVDRLLDKLQFEGSSVSIGSRRLALGVSAFNASAFNGTSFSAFIPANSTDPQIDFESERMDSLAQVVLPALLLSGVESSAPTRINFLFFGTTGLFQDGRALISYVVASSIVNRSVSKLKEPVQIRISHLAPQTVLSPVCVFWDFSMNGGAGGWNGDGCRVSAESGVNKTVCLCDHLTHFGILMDISGVSPHIDRRNNRILTFITFMGCAVSAVFSAATLLTYAAFQKLRRDYPSKILMNLSTSLLLLNMSFLLNGWLSWQRSEALCLVAAALLHYFLLTSFTWMGLESVHMYIALVKVFNTYVHRYILKFCLLGWGLPAVLVALVLAVDKRSYGPQEYGGHFGGDGSSQFCWIRSALVFYTACVAYFCLVFLLNVAMFIVVMLQICGRNGKRGNRTLRQEVVRNLRSVVSLTFLLGMTWAFAFFAWGPVSLVFVYLFAIFNSLQGLFIFFFHCALKENVQKQWRRSLCCARFRLSDNSDWSKTATNNTKKATSEQAGQSLSSGSFGSSTAHWTSKAKISLTPFSNSEKQNPTGSFSSKAQPILSSSSVLPVGQMIDKVKGYCSARPDGF encoded by the exons AT GGTGGCGCGCTACCGAGTGGGCGGGACTGGGAGGCCCGCGGTCATCCTGATGTGGGCGGGGCTTCATGCGTACG CTATCGGGTGCGAGTGGTCCAAGTGCGGATCTGTGTCGACGGAGTCCGAGGGCCGGCTGACGTCCCCGTGTTATCCGAGCAAGTACGGCAACTCCCAGAGTTGCCAGTGGAGTCTGCGAGCGCCGCCGGGCTTCGTCGTGCAGATCTCGTTCGAGGACTTTGAGCTGGAGGAGGCGCCGGGATGTATCTACGACCGGCTCACTGTCGCCACGGGCAACGGCAAGGTCAAGTTCTGCGGTCTGACGGCCGCCGGCCTGGTTCTCAACTCCAGCGGGAGCGTCATGGACCTGGATTTCACTTCTGACTTCAGCATTCAGAAAAGAGGCTTTAGGATCAGCTTCAGACACG TCGCCGTGGCATTGAGAAATCAGAAGATCAGCGTCGCCGGCGGCAATGTGCCGGGGGCCCGAGTGTCACCTTCCGTTGACGTGCCGACGCTGCATCACCTGACTCTGTGCTTGGAGATGGAGCGAAGCGGGCCTCCGCAGCAG GTGGAGTGGATCTTCACGTACAGCGACGCCGACGGTGAGACGGCGCTGGCGCTGGGAGCCCACCAAGGCCGCGTGGAAATGGTGCTGGAGGGCGTGACGTGCTCGCTGGACTCAATCGCGACGGCGGCCGACTGGACCTCCTCCATGGCGGGCTTGTGTGTGCTGTGGGCCTCGTCCAGTGGTCGCGTAGGCGTCTACTTTGATGGCAACCACTGGGCCAAGACCTGCTCCGACTCCGCCGGGCGCTCTGTTTCTGGCGGCGGCACCTTTCGCCTGGGAG GGCCGAGCAGCTTTCGGGGCAGCGTGTACAACGTTCGCCTTTGGGACTATGCCATGACGGTGCAGCAGCTCAACGCGCTCACTTGCCACGCGGCCGGAAACGTCATCGACTGGGACAACAGCTTCTGGGACGTGCCCCCTGGCCTGGCCCGGACGGACGCCGCCCTAAGCTGCA GCGTGTCCCTGCCCAGCGACGGCTCCGTCCACGGCAAATGCGGCTCCTCGCGCCCGGGATGTCCAg CCGCTTCCTCTCCCGCTGGTTCCTCTAACACCACCCATGCTACTAATGCAACACATGCACACG AGGCCTCATTCTACAGGCTGGCTTTGGCGGTGCACGATGGGAGCTCAACGCTGACCGGAGCAGACGTGGAGGAAGCGGTGTTGTCTTGG CTCAATGAGACGTTCCGCAACTGGACTCGCGCCGCCTCCGTGGACTCGCTCAG CGTCCGGCCCGAAGGTCACTCCAG CTTCCTGTGTCGTGCGCTGCTGCGCCACCGCGACATCGCCCACGACCTCTCCCGTGTCCCGGCGGAGGTCCGGGACAGAATCTCCAGGGGCGAGCCTCGCATCGGCGCCGGTCTGGAGGTTGACACGCACGCCGTTCGTGTCAGCCCCTTGG AGAACTGCCCCGAAGATGAGGCGCTTCACTACCGGTGGCCCGAGAGCAGGCCCAGCGCAGCTCACTTTCTGCCCTGCTTCCCCAACAAGGAACAGAGCGCCACCCGCAGTTG CTTGATCGACTATGACAACTTTTTGTCTTTCTGGTCACCTGCCGACTTCAGCAATTGCACAGACATCGACGGCATCCGCGTTTCGGCAG ACAACGCTGCCGAGGTGGCCGTGCAGCTCGCCGCCATCACCGACAACCGTCTGTCCCGGGAAGAG GTGTCCAAAGTGGTGAGCAAAGTGCAGGAGCTGGTGGACGTGGCCAACATCAACACCAGCTTGGCCTCCACCGTAGTCACCATCATCTCCAATGTGATGAACAGTCCCCACAGCGCACTGGCACCCGCCTCAGACAG GGCCTTAAAGGCGGTGGACCGGCTTTTGGACAAGTTGCAGTTCGAAGGCTCCAGCGTGAGCATCGGCTCTAGGCGCCTGGCTTTGGGGGTGTCTGCTTTCAATGCGTCCGCCTTCAACGGGACGTCCTTCAGCGCCTTCATCCCCGCAAACTCCACCGACCCTCAG ATTGACTTTGAGTCGGAGCGAATGGACTCGCTGGCTCAAGTGGTGCTCCCGGCCTTGCTGCTGTCAGGGGTGGAGTCGTCGGCGCCGACTCGCATCAATTTCCTGTTCTTCGGCACCACCGGCCTCTTCCAG GACGGCCGCGCTCTGATCAGCTACGTGGTGGCGAGCAGCATTGTGAACCGCAGCGTCAGCAAGCTGAAGGAGCCCGTGCAGATCCGCATCTCTCATCTGGCACCTCAA ACCGTCCTCAGCCCTGTCTGTGTTTTCTGGGACTTCAGCATGAACG GTGGCGCCGGAGGCTGGAATGGCGACGGCTGCCGTGTGTCTGCGGAATCGGGCGTCAACAAAACCGTTTGCCTGTGTGACCACCTGACGCACTTTGGGATCCTTATG GACATTTCCGGAGTGTCTCCGCACATCGACCGGCGTAACAACCGCATCTTGACCTTCATCACCTTCATGGGCTGTGCCGTGTCAGCCGTCTTCTCGGCCGCCACACTGCTCACCTACGCCGCCTTCCA GaagttgcgtcgagattacccTTCCAAGATCCTGATGAATCTCAGCACGTCGCTACTCCTCCTCAACATGAGCTTCCTGCTCAATGGCTGGCTGTCGTGGCAACGGAGCGAGGCGCTGTGTCTGGTGGCTGCGGCGCTGCTTCACTACTTCCTGCTGACATCCTTCACGTGGATGGGCCTGGAGTCGGTGCACATGTACATTGCGCTGGTCAAAGTGTTCAACACCTACGTGCATCGATACATCCTCAAATTCTGCCTGCTGGGCTGGG GCCTTCCCGCCGTGCTCGTGGCATTGGTCCTGGCCGTGGACAAGCGCTCGTACGGACCCCAGGAGTACGGCGGACACTTTGGCGGCGATGGATCGTCACAGTT CTGCTGGATCCGGAGTGCTCTGGTGTTCTACACGGCGTGCGTGGCCTACTTCTGCCTGGTCTTTCTGCTCAACGTGGCCATGTTTATTGTGGTTATGCTGCAAATCTGTGGGCGCAACGGCAAGCGCGGAAACCGCACGCTGCGACAGGAG GTGGTCCGCAACCTTCGCAGCGTGGTCAGCCTGACCTTCCTGCTGGGGATGACCTGGGCCTTTGCCTTCTTTGCTTGGGGCCCGGTCAGCCTAGTCTTCGTCTACCTCTTTGCCATCTTCAACTCGTTGCAAG GACTCTTCATCTTCTTTTTCCACTGCGCCCTCAAAGAGAATGTGCAGAAGCAGTGGAGACGCTCGCTTTGCTGCGCTCGCTTCAGACTCTCGGACAACTCTG ACTGGAGCAAAACGGCAACAAACAACACTAAGAAAGCAACGTCAGAGCAGGCTGGCCAGTCCTT